The following coding sequences lie in one Verrucomicrobia bacterium CG1_02_43_26 genomic window:
- a CDS encoding EscR/YscR/HrcR family type III secretion system export apparatus protein, whose product MVDFSNNTFGIMFLLFALALAPFVLMSVTSFLKLVVVISLIRNALGIQQIPPNMVVNSLAMMLSIYVMAPVFQDTYDALTQKEISYTSREGIIQAFDVGVKPIQGFLYKHSDPKDRLFFMRTARVLWPEERAKALKEDSMLVLIPAFTVSELSSAFKIGFLLFLPFLVIDLIVSNILLALGMMMVSPMVISLPFKLLLFVLVNGWSNMVHGILLTYR is encoded by the coding sequence ATGGTTGATTTTTCGAACAATACATTCGGGATAATGTTCCTTTTGTTCGCGTTGGCATTAGCGCCATTCGTGCTGATGTCCGTGACATCATTCCTGAAATTAGTCGTAGTGATCAGTTTGATCCGGAATGCGCTTGGCATTCAGCAGATTCCTCCCAATATGGTGGTTAACTCTTTGGCGATGATGCTGAGCATTTATGTCATGGCCCCCGTTTTTCAGGATACTTATGATGCGCTCACCCAAAAGGAGATTAGTTACACGAGTAGAGAGGGCATTATACAGGCATTTGATGTTGGCGTTAAGCCCATTCAGGGGTTTCTTTATAAACACTCTGACCCAAAAGACAGGTTATTTTTTATGCGTACCGCTAGGGTACTTTGGCCAGAAGAGCGCGCAAAGGCTCTAAAAGAGGATTCTATGCTGGTGCTTATTCCCGCATTTACTGTTTCAGAGTTGTCATCCGCCTTCAAAATCGGCTTTCTCCTCTTTTTACCCTTCTTAGTGATCGACTTGATCGTCTCGAACATCTTGCTAGCCCTGGGTATGATGATGGTGTCTCCCATGGTTATCTCTCTACCGTTTAAGCTATTGCTATTTGTTTTAGTGAATGGCTGGAGCAATATGGTGCATGGTATCTTGCTCACCTATCGGTAG
- a CDS encoding EscN/YscN/HrcN family type III secretion system ATPase, translated as MSDQSLQFITNLLQRGVEESQPIEVKGRVLQVVGTIIKASVPRVKVGELCSLKCPWEKQGLLAEVVGFLGDAALLTPLGDLTGISSSTEVIPLGRMHQVPVGPKLLGRVLDGLGNPLDEDVKGPLEIEGYYPVYADPPNALKRNVIDRPLSLGLRVLDGILTCGEGQRMGIFAAAGVGKSTILGQIIRNTESDVSVLALVGERGREVREFIERDLGEEGMKKTVLVISTSDRPAMERLKAAYVATAIAEYFRDQGKRVLFMMDSVTRFARAQREIGLAAGEPPTRRGFPPSVFSVLPKLMERAGNSDVGSITALYTVLVEGDDMTEPVADETRSILDGHIVLSRKLANKAHYPAVDITASISRVMNSIVDDEHRTAANRVRELVAKYQEVELLLRIGEYKKGSDAEADEAIDKINDINNFLKQDLEEGTSYEEAVEALIAIVEG; from the coding sequence ATGTCTGATCAGTCACTACAGTTTATAACCAACTTATTGCAACGAGGTGTTGAGGAATCCCAGCCGATTGAAGTGAAAGGCCGGGTATTGCAAGTTGTTGGTACCATTATTAAAGCATCTGTGCCCCGCGTAAAAGTGGGCGAATTATGCAGCCTTAAGTGCCCCTGGGAAAAGCAAGGGTTGCTGGCCGAAGTGGTCGGGTTCTTAGGGGATGCAGCTTTGCTGACCCCCTTGGGAGATTTAACCGGTATATCCTCCTCAACAGAAGTGATTCCATTAGGGAGAATGCACCAAGTACCTGTTGGACCCAAATTACTTGGCCGCGTACTGGATGGTTTAGGTAATCCCTTAGATGAAGATGTAAAAGGGCCTCTTGAAATTGAAGGTTATTACCCTGTATATGCGGATCCCCCCAATGCATTAAAGCGGAATGTTATCGATCGCCCGTTATCATTAGGCTTACGCGTGTTGGATGGTATTTTGACCTGTGGTGAAGGGCAGAGAATGGGTATATTCGCGGCAGCAGGTGTCGGTAAAAGTACCATATTGGGGCAAATTATTCGGAATACCGAGTCAGACGTCAGCGTACTAGCGCTTGTGGGGGAACGGGGCCGTGAGGTAAGAGAATTTATTGAACGAGATTTAGGCGAAGAAGGGATGAAGAAGACGGTGTTGGTGATATCAACTTCGGATCGCCCCGCCATGGAACGATTGAAAGCGGCTTATGTGGCCACAGCGATTGCTGAGTATTTCCGAGACCAAGGTAAACGCGTGTTGTTTATGATGGACTCGGTCACCCGATTTGCGCGTGCTCAGCGTGAAATTGGCCTCGCTGCCGGCGAGCCTCCTACAAGAAGAGGCTTCCCACCCTCTGTATTTTCTGTATTACCAAAATTAATGGAACGCGCTGGTAATTCTGACGTTGGCTCTATTACCGCTCTTTATACCGTATTGGTTGAAGGGGATGATATGACGGAACCCGTAGCAGACGAAACGAGATCAATATTGGATGGCCATATTGTTCTTTCCCGTAAATTGGCTAACAAAGCCCATTATCCTGCTGTTGACATTACGGCTAGTATCAGCCGTGTCATGAATTCAATCGTTGATGATGAGCATAGAACTGCGGCAAACCGTGTGCGTGAACTTGTAGCCAAGTACCAAGAAGTAGAGTTACTCTTGCGTATAGGAGAGTACAAAAAAGGCTCTGATGCTGAAGCTGATGAGGCAATTGATAAGATTAACGACATTAATAATTTTCTAAAACAAGACCTTGAAGAAGGCACTTCTTATGAAGAAGCCGTTGAGGCGCTGATTGCAATTGTTGAAGGATAA
- a CDS encoding UDP-N-acetylenolpyruvoylglucosamine reductase produces MSEATVLKENEILASKTTLRVGGAAKFYAEPANVDDLMQILKWVRNNECPMFVLGRGSNVVVLDEGFDGLVLRLNHEHWRSIEVLKDDTLKVGAGIRLKELCGSLCKLGYTGFEFWEGIPGTLGGALRMNAGAMGKETFDVVESVSAISSEGSLIEYKKKELTVSYRSCKELQEQVAIGAIIKLEKAGAQTPSREIMESFSQKRKSSQPKEASAGCMFKNPEGNYAGKLIEEAGLKGSQYGGAEISTIHGNFIVNKKNAKCADVIALVRKAREEVRGATGIDLQPEVLLLGKKWSELL; encoded by the coding sequence GTGAGTGAGGCAACGGTATTAAAAGAAAATGAAATACTGGCATCGAAGACGACCCTGCGTGTTGGAGGCGCGGCAAAATTTTATGCCGAGCCAGCAAATGTTGATGATTTGATGCAGATACTCAAGTGGGTGCGTAATAACGAGTGCCCGATGTTTGTTTTAGGTAGAGGATCAAATGTTGTTGTTCTTGATGAAGGATTTGATGGACTGGTATTAAGACTGAACCACGAGCATTGGCGCTCTATTGAAGTGCTTAAAGACGATACGCTAAAAGTAGGCGCTGGGATAAGATTGAAAGAACTCTGTGGAAGCCTTTGTAAACTAGGCTATACCGGGTTTGAGTTTTGGGAAGGTATTCCGGGCACGCTAGGCGGTGCATTACGCATGAACGCTGGGGCTATGGGGAAAGAGACCTTTGATGTTGTGGAAAGCGTGAGCGCGATTTCAAGCGAAGGGTCGTTGATTGAATATAAGAAAAAAGAGTTAACCGTTAGTTACCGTAGTTGCAAAGAACTTCAGGAACAGGTAGCTATTGGAGCCATTATCAAATTAGAAAAAGCGGGAGCACAAACACCATCTCGTGAAATTATGGAATCGTTTTCACAAAAGCGAAAATCTTCTCAGCCAAAAGAAGCCAGTGCGGGGTGTATGTTTAAGAATCCTGAAGGCAATTATGCCGGGAAGTTGATTGAAGAAGCCGGATTAAAAGGCAGCCAATACGGTGGGGCAGAGATATCAACGATTCATGGCAACTTTATTGTTAATAAAAAAAACGCAAAGTGCGCGGACGTAATTGCCTTGGTGCGAAAAGCTCGGGAAGAAGTACGCGGAGCCACCGGAATTGATTTGCAGCCCGAAGTATTGTTATTAGGGAAGAAATGGAGTGAACTATTATGA
- a CDS encoding cell division protein FtsA: MSKSKIVGAIEIGTGKVAVLVGEIVNGRSLNIISLGESVSSGVKKGEIINFERASQATHAAISQAEKSGGIELESVYLSQTGRHLNGFYDTGSINVSASDHRVSKADISRVVREAKSRELEQNRVYIHHVQNEFKVDGRTVENPFGMEGRKLEVGYWSIHGDVRRIRDQIHIINGFGMQVEDMIVSSIASGCMVASDIEKKNGVLVIDIGCGTTDFVVYKDSYIVYTGVIAVGGDHFTNDISLGVRVSCDEAEYLKTEYGKAYVDEDTRSDEIKVDQEKRVIRREALYDILQARAGELFSLIRRQLEGSVKLEELAGGAIITGGTAQLSDITKSAEEVLGLATRVGENPSWASDNLQSPEYSTPLGLLHYALNASQKSGSGQNKGSGRGLLGKMGKFFKR; this comes from the coding sequence ATGAGCAAAAGTAAGATAGTAGGCGCTATAGAGATTGGTACTGGAAAAGTAGCGGTATTAGTGGGTGAAATTGTGAATGGAAGAAGCTTAAATATAATTAGCTTAGGGGAAAGTGTATCATCCGGTGTTAAAAAGGGAGAAATTATTAATTTCGAAAGAGCGAGCCAGGCAACCCATGCGGCTATATCGCAAGCTGAAAAAAGTGGCGGAATAGAGCTCGAGAGCGTGTATCTTTCTCAGACAGGAAGACATTTGAATGGATTCTACGACACAGGCAGCATTAATGTAAGCGCGTCTGACCATCGGGTTTCTAAAGCAGATATCAGCCGTGTGGTGAGAGAGGCGAAAAGCAGGGAACTGGAGCAAAATCGTGTTTACATACACCATGTGCAAAATGAATTTAAAGTGGATGGTAGGACAGTGGAAAACCCCTTTGGCATGGAAGGCCGAAAATTAGAAGTAGGCTATTGGTCCATTCACGGTGATGTTCGCCGAATAAGAGACCAGATACATATTATTAACGGCTTTGGGATGCAAGTTGAAGATATGATTGTCTCCAGTATTGCCTCCGGGTGTATGGTAGCCAGTGATATTGAAAAAAAGAACGGTGTATTGGTGATTGATATTGGATGTGGCACAACGGATTTTGTGGTCTATAAAGACAGTTATATTGTTTATACGGGAGTTATCGCGGTTGGAGGGGATCACTTCACCAATGATATTAGCTTGGGAGTACGCGTCAGTTGTGATGAGGCAGAGTATTTAAAAACGGAGTACGGTAAAGCTTATGTGGATGAGGATACACGAAGCGATGAAATAAAAGTAGACCAAGAGAAGCGTGTAATACGCCGGGAAGCATTATATGATATATTACAAGCCAGAGCAGGAGAGCTCTTTTCGCTCATACGCAGGCAACTGGAAGGATCTGTAAAATTAGAAGAACTTGCCGGTGGAGCCATTATTACCGGTGGAACCGCTCAGTTGAGCGATATCACTAAATCTGCTGAAGAAGTATTGGGGTTGGCAACGAGAGTAGGGGAAAACCCATCTTGGGCCAGTGATAATTTACAATCACCTGAATACAGCACCCCATTAGGGCTATTGCATTATGCGTTGAATGCGTCACAGAAATCGGGTTCGGGGCAGAATAAAGGATCGGGGAGAGGCCTTTTAGGTAAGATGGGTAAATTTTTTAAACGCTAA
- a CDS encoding two-component system response regulator: MNSHHPLPILVLDDDEIIRVAIQETLKIEGYNVIPVDTAEKAFENLKSQPFSVIISDQQMPVMTGLEFLAKAKEIQPNAARILITGVLTLKTIIDAVNKGEIFRFLAKPWVREELLATIKNAVQRNELLTQNQRLQEETSRLNEELARANAELKKQVVDLADNNKELDEAHEVLHKNFQQSVELCFRILSTFHPILGKQTKTIVDICKLLSDSDYLDDDEKRVLQISSWLHNIGLIGIRRDVVNRSVQHPSSLEPHELALIKNHPIYGQTFAGFVDKFESVGITIRAHHERWDGSGYPDGLAAENIPKPARLLAVAVFYVESGLSRQDAVDEILRLSDKAFEPEAARLFLKVTHLVKLPPKVKEILLSELTPGMVLAQGIHTPNGVLLLPENHMLDLVTLRKLREHNLVEPIPERILTYY; encoded by the coding sequence ATGAATAGCCATCACCCCCTTCCAATTCTTGTTTTGGACGATGATGAGATTATCCGGGTCGCAATCCAGGAAACCCTTAAAATTGAAGGTTATAACGTTATTCCGGTTGATACAGCCGAAAAGGCTTTTGAAAATCTGAAAAGCCAGCCCTTCTCTGTTATTATATCAGACCAGCAAATGCCAGTTATGACCGGTCTTGAATTTCTTGCTAAAGCGAAAGAAATACAACCTAACGCTGCGCGTATCCTGATTACAGGGGTTCTCACGCTTAAAACCATTATTGATGCTGTGAACAAAGGCGAAATTTTCCGTTTCCTTGCCAAGCCCTGGGTGCGCGAAGAATTGCTTGCTACCATCAAAAACGCTGTGCAACGCAATGAACTCCTGACTCAGAACCAGCGCCTGCAGGAAGAAACCAGTCGCCTCAACGAAGAGCTCGCAAGGGCCAATGCGGAGTTAAAAAAACAGGTTGTTGATCTTGCTGACAATAATAAGGAGTTGGATGAGGCTCACGAAGTGCTTCATAAGAATTTTCAACAATCAGTCGAGCTGTGTTTTCGAATTTTAAGCACTTTTCACCCTATCTTAGGCAAACAAACCAAGACAATTGTAGATATCTGCAAATTGCTATCAGATTCTGATTATTTGGATGATGATGAAAAACGCGTCCTGCAAATTAGTTCTTGGCTTCATAATATTGGCCTTATCGGTATACGAAGAGATGTGGTTAATCGTTCCGTGCAGCATCCGTCTTCATTGGAGCCGCATGAGCTGGCGTTGATAAAAAACCACCCGATTTACGGGCAAACGTTTGCCGGTTTTGTTGATAAATTTGAATCTGTTGGCATTACTATACGTGCGCACCATGAGCGTTGGGATGGTTCCGGTTACCCTGATGGACTTGCGGCTGAAAATATCCCTAAACCGGCACGGCTTCTGGCGGTTGCAGTCTTTTATGTTGAATCCGGCCTATCTCGACAAGATGCGGTGGATGAAATACTGAGGCTTTCTGATAAAGCATTTGAACCTGAGGCAGCGAGACTTTTCCTTAAGGTTACTCATCTCGTTAAATTACCGCCTAAAGTAAAAGAGATCTTATTGTCCGAGCTCACTCCAGGCATGGTTTTAGCGCAAGGAATACATACTCCAAATGGAGTATTATTGCTCCCCGAAAACCATATGCTTGATCTTGTTACCCTGAGAAAACTTCGGGAACACAATCTTGTAGAGCCTATCCCTGAACGTATTCTTACTTACTACTAA